A region from the candidate division TA06 bacterium genome encodes:
- the glmS gene encoding glutamine--fructose-6-phosphate transaminase (isomerizing) yields the protein MCGIVGYIGGGKALPVLLEGLKRLEYRGYDSAGVVLIKDSRLIVKKKAGKVSDLEQLLQGQDLDSGLGIGHTRWATHGEPSDLNAHPHVDCSGTIALIHNGIIENYATVKKKLLQDGHVIKTVTDTEVLVHLIEEMLKKTGDLFTAVRYALLEVEGTYGILVISQKEPDRIIAARKGSPIVIGLGEGQNFIASDASALVEHTRQVVYLNDDEIACITKGGYTAKTIRDQEVVKQVEQITLSLAQIEKAGYAHFMLKEIYEQPESILNCLRGRLRTEEGDAHLGGLLPVMNRLLDAKRIIITACGTSWHAALVGKYMLEQMAKVPVEVDYASEFRYRNPVIGPDDALFVISQSGETADTLGALREAKQKGAAALGIVNVVGSAIPRETEAGIYIHAGPEIGVASTKAFTSQIAGLALISIMLARRKGMGQTRGKALAVELASIPDKVRKVLELDKQIKQLAEEFKNVRNFLYLGRGSNFPTALEGALKLKEISYIHAEGYPAAEMKHGPIALIDENMPVVVVAPKDALYNKVISNIQEVRARKGRVIAIANEDDNEINSLAEFVIRVPRAVSYFGPMVNVVPLQLLSYYMAVARGCNVDQPRNLAKSVTVE from the coding sequence ATGTGCGGAATAGTAGGATATATTGGCGGGGGGAAAGCCCTGCCGGTTTTGCTGGAAGGCCTAAAGCGCCTGGAGTACCGGGGCTACGACTCGGCCGGGGTCGTTCTGATCAAGGATAGCCGCCTGATTGTCAAGAAGAAGGCCGGCAAGGTCTCCGACCTGGAGCAGCTGCTGCAAGGCCAGGACCTGGACTCCGGGCTGGGCATCGGCCATACCCGCTGGGCCACCCACGGCGAGCCCAGCGACCTCAACGCCCATCCCCATGTGGATTGCAGCGGCACCATCGCCCTGATCCACAACGGCATCATCGAGAACTACGCCACGGTCAAGAAGAAACTGCTGCAGGACGGGCATGTCATCAAGACTGTCACCGACACCGAAGTGCTGGTGCATCTGATCGAGGAAATGCTCAAGAAGACCGGAGACCTGTTTACTGCGGTGCGCTACGCCCTGCTGGAGGTGGAAGGAACCTACGGCATCTTAGTGATCTCCCAAAAGGAGCCCGACAGGATCATCGCCGCCCGCAAAGGCAGCCCCATCGTGATCGGCCTGGGCGAGGGACAGAATTTCATCGCCTCAGACGCCTCGGCCCTGGTGGAGCACACCCGGCAGGTGGTCTACTTGAACGACGACGAGATCGCCTGCATCACCAAGGGCGGGTACACCGCCAAGACCATCCGGGACCAGGAGGTGGTGAAACAGGTGGAACAGATCACTTTGTCTTTGGCTCAGATCGAGAAGGCCGGTTATGCCCATTTCATGCTTAAGGAAATATACGAACAGCCGGAATCCATTTTGAACTGTCTGAGGGGGCGTTTGCGGACCGAAGAGGGCGATGCCCATCTGGGAGGCCTGTTGCCGGTGATGAACCGGCTGCTGGATGCCAAGAGGATCATCATCACCGCCTGCGGCACATCCTGGCATGCGGCCCTGGTCGGAAAATACATGCTGGAGCAGATGGCTAAGGTACCGGTGGAAGTGGACTATGCCTCGGAATTCCGCTACCGCAACCCGGTGATCGGCCCGGACGACGCCCTGTTCGTGATCAGCCAGAGCGGCGAAACCGCCGACACTTTGGGAGCGTTACGAGAGGCCAAGCAGAAGGGCGCGGCCGCGCTCGGCATCGTGAACGTGGTGGGCAGCGCCATCCCCCGGGAGACCGAGGCCGGGATCTACATCCACGCCGGGCCGGAGATCGGGGTGGCATCCACCAAAGCCTTTACCTCGCAGATCGCCGGACTGGCGCTGATCTCCATCATGCTGGCCCGCCGCAAGGGCATGGGACAGACCCGGGGAAAAGCATTAGCCGTAGAACTTGCTTCCATCCCGGACAAGGTGCGCAAAGTGTTGGAACTGGATAAACAGATAAAGCAGCTGGCCGAGGAATTCAAGAACGTCCGCAACTTCCTGTATCTAGGCCGGGGCAGCAATTTCCCCACCGCTCTGGAGGGAGCGCTGAAGCTCAAAGAGATATCCTACATCCACGCCGAGGGATACCCGGCGGCCGAGATGAAGCACGGGCCCATCGCTCTGATAGACGAGAACATGCCGGTGGTCGTTGTTGCCCCCAAGGATGCCCTGTATAACAAGGTGATCAGCAACATTCAGGAGGTGCGGGCCCGCAAGGGCCGGGTGATCGCCATCGCCAACGAGGACGATAACGAGATCAACAGTCTGGCCGAGTTCGTGATCCGGGTGCCGCGGGCGGTCAGCTACTTCGGGCCGATGGTCAACGTGGTGCCGCTGCAGCTGCTTTCGTATTATATGGCGGTGGCAAGGGGGTGCAATGTGGACCAGCCGAGGAATCTGGCCAAGAGCGTGACGGTGGAATAG
- a CDS encoding M6 family metalloprotease domain-containing protein, with translation MWLNQANPQMKGKKIIGSWKALIILIDFPDYRWDHQADTNFVNDSLYYTTNHYDSLANSLGTFRHPGCVSNVTGSIRDFYIENSYGLFDVVSATTIWYTAPDTFNYYCNTDGIAGTDDDYGFGYYPNNAQKLVEDAVAAADPGVDFSQYDNDLDGYVDALYVVHAGPGAEALSYPTRANYIWSHAWGIDTQTRDGVNISSYSMEPEDGKVGVFCHEFGHVIGLPDLYDYTYLSSGVGEWCAMAGGSWGHRDSADLRGTAPTHFSAWCKQELGWVNPVNLTHNLLGQTIPPAELSPVVYRLWDDGDSTSSQYFLVENRQNIGFDSGLTRRQLDYGLPRGHGLLIWHVDELVYGNDDRTHKMVDLEESSPVNINGFYLEHLDTVRTLPLDKYLYNGNRGDDGDPWPGYWLTDSDSVHYSGSRDKCDFNQFSVPSSKNYAGANTLAGAENITENGVNITADLFVTIDASVAFPGLGDTLDQADSVNIIWRSSAAGGVACDSLYFSSDSGSAWSLIGFANSGDTLYPWTAPAISSGRCFIRVVTITNAGIKANHLSDMFAIGLTGVAGNTNENLKDLKYRLLPARPNPALGGIITVSFEIPKPQKIELRVYNIVGQTVKVLAGGFFQAGRHEIKWDGRNEKGMKSAPGIYLYQLKTPDFSKINKLVIVK, from the coding sequence ATGTGGCTTAATCAGGCCAATCCGCAGATGAAGGGCAAAAAGATTATCGGCAGTTGGAAGGCTTTGATCATTCTGATAGACTTTCCCGATTACCGCTGGGATCACCAAGCCGACACCAATTTCGTGAACGACAGCCTGTATTATACTACGAACCATTACGACAGCCTGGCCAACAGCCTGGGCACCTTCCGGCATCCCGGGTGCGTCAGCAACGTCACCGGCAGCATCAGGGACTTTTATATTGAAAATTCCTACGGGCTATTTGATGTGGTGTCGGCCACCACGATATGGTATACCGCTCCGGACACGTTCAACTATTACTGCAATACCGATGGGATTGCCGGGACAGATGACGATTACGGTTTTGGGTATTATCCCAATAACGCACAAAAGTTGGTGGAGGATGCGGTGGCCGCTGCGGACCCCGGTGTGGACTTTTCGCAATACGACAACGACCTCGACGGATATGTGGATGCATTGTACGTGGTCCATGCCGGCCCCGGGGCCGAGGCGTTGTCCTACCCTACCAGGGCCAACTACATCTGGTCGCATGCCTGGGGCATAGACACCCAGACCCGGGACGGGGTTAACATATCAAGCTATTCCATGGAGCCGGAGGACGGCAAGGTGGGAGTATTCTGCCACGAGTTCGGCCATGTCATCGGCCTGCCCGACCTGTACGACTATACCTATCTTTCCAGCGGAGTGGGAGAGTGGTGCGCCATGGCCGGCGGCAGCTGGGGCCACCGGGATTCGGCCGATCTCCGAGGAACAGCTCCCACCCATTTTTCGGCTTGGTGCAAGCAAGAACTGGGCTGGGTCAACCCCGTCAACCTGACCCACAACCTGCTGGGCCAGACGATCCCGCCGGCCGAGCTCAGTCCGGTCGTCTACCGGCTCTGGGACGATGGCGACTCCACCAGCAGCCAGTATTTTCTGGTGGAGAACCGCCAGAACATAGGGTTCGACAGCGGGCTTACCCGCCGGCAATTGGACTACGGGCTTCCCCGGGGCCACGGCCTTTTGATCTGGCATGTGGACGAATTGGTATACGGCAATGACGACCGCACCCACAAAATGGTGGACCTGGAGGAATCCAGCCCGGTAAACATAAACGGTTTTTATCTGGAACACTTAGATACAGTGCGGACCCTTCCCCTGGATAAATACTTGTACAATGGAAACCGGGGTGATGATGGAGATCCCTGGCCCGGTTACTGGTTGACGGATTCCGATTCCGTTCACTATAGCGGAAGCAGGGATAAATGCGACTTCAATCAGTTTTCCGTTCCTTCATCCAAAAACTATGCCGGGGCCAATACACTGGCGGGCGCTGAAAATATAACGGAGAACGGGGTCAACATCACGGCCGATCTTTTTGTGACTATAGACGCATCGGTGGCCTTTCCAGGTCTGGGCGATACCTTGGACCAGGCTGATAGCGTGAATATTATCTGGCGCTCTTCGGCGGCCGGCGGTGTGGCCTGCGACAGCCTGTACTTCAGCAGCGACAGCGGCAGCGCCTGGAGCCTGATCGGTTTTGCGAATAGCGGTGACACCTTGTACCCGTGGACTGCCCCCGCTATCAGCTCAGGCCGTTGTTTCATCAGGGTCGTTACTATAACTAATGCAGGGATCAAGGCCAACCATTTAAGCGATATGTTCGCCATAGGCCTGACCGGTGTGGCAGGAAATACGAATGAAAATCTCAAGGACTTGAAATACCGTCTGCTGCCGGCCCGGCCCAACCCTGCTCTTGGCGGCATAATCACCGTTTCTTTTGAGATTCCCAAGCCTCAAAAAATCGAACTGAGGGTCTACAATATTGTGGGGCAAACGGTCAAAGTCCTGGCCGGCGGGTTTTTTCAGGCCGGACGCCACGAAATCAAGTGGGATGGCAGGAACGAAAAGGGAATGAAATCCGCTCCCGGGATCTATTTGTATCAGTTGAAGACTCCGGACTTCAGTAAAATAAACAAGCTGGTCATCGTCAAATAA
- a CDS encoding type III pantothenate kinase yields the protein MRLLIDIGNSKLGLAVFSNNKCVRQARLEHSGQPNYDRIYNFLNKAIGVKSIKAAAICSVAPEITQPTVAAVKQLLEISPLLVDGSALKGFKTLYRSPRQLGCDRMVNSYAAARLYGKPVIVVGIGTAVTWDAVDFLGRHLGGAIAPGPLTMSRALNDKTALLPLIPFKRAKTGIGRDTAGAIESGIYWGTIGMVKELVSVISAEMKERPKIVITGGLAGIAGPHIKNSITDQLLIYKGLNLALQEKEGAPVR from the coding sequence ATGAGACTGCTGATAGACATCGGCAACAGCAAACTGGGGCTGGCGGTTTTTTCCAATAATAAATGCGTCCGCCAGGCCAGGCTGGAACATAGCGGACAGCCGAACTACGACCGGATCTATAATTTTCTGAACAAGGCCATTGGCGTTAAATCCATCAAGGCCGCCGCCATCTGCTCGGTGGCGCCGGAGATAACCCAGCCTACCGTTGCGGCCGTCAAGCAGCTGCTGGAAATAAGCCCCCTGTTGGTTGACGGCTCCGCCCTGAAAGGTTTCAAGACCTTGTACCGGTCGCCCCGTCAGCTGGGATGCGACCGGATGGTAAATTCTTACGCCGCCGCCAGACTTTACGGAAAGCCGGTCATAGTAGTGGGTATCGGCACCGCCGTCACCTGGGACGCAGTGGATTTTTTAGGGCGGCATTTGGGCGGAGCCATTGCCCCTGGCCCTTTAACCATGTCCAGAGCCTTAAACGACAAAACCGCCCTGCTGCCGTTGATCCCTTTCAAACGGGCCAAAACCGGCATCGGGCGCGACACCGCCGGAGCTATAGAGTCCGGAATTTACTGGGGAACCATAGGGATGGTAAAAGAACTTGTCTCAGTCATATCTGCCGAGATGAAGGAACGGCCCAAGATAGTGATCACCGGAGGCCTGGCCGGAATAGCCGGGCCGCACATTAAAAATTCAATAACCGACCAACTGCTGATCTACAAGGGATTGAACCTGGCGCTGCAGGAAAAAGAGGGAGCTCCGGTGCGCTAA
- the uvrB gene encoding excinuclease ABC subunit UvrB — MNQFKLESTYKPTGDQPQAIQQLLEGINSGVKDQVLLGVTGSGKTFAMANVIAQLNRPTLIISHNKTLAAQLYGEFKGFFPRNAVEYFISYYDYYQPEAYIPSSDTYIEKDASKNDDIDRLRLKSTAALLERRDVIIVASVSCIYSLGSPDEWKEYVLLLEQGQPADWEQIMKQLVKIQYSRNDVSFERATFRVRGNFIEVHPGDENIGIRIELDDQKVVKLSQFDPLTGTVMESRDRVAIYPTKHFVVSQPRLETAFQGIEEELKWRVADLTNNGKLLEAQRIQQRTKYDLELIKELGYCSGIENYSRYLSGRQEGERPFCLLDFFPKDYLLIVDESHVTIPQIGGMYAGDRSRKETLVEFGFRLPSALDNRPLRFPEFESLINQVIYTSATPADYELNRSKGRVIEQIIRPTGLVDPEVEVKPIAGQIDDLLEQIRQRVERKERVLVTTLTKKMSEDLSEYLEQAGVRVRYMHSEINAIERVEILRGLRLGEFDVLVGINLLREGLDLPEVSLVAILDADKEGFLRSERSLIQVSGRAARHVQGQVIMYADRITDSMKKALDEMNRRRTVQLAYNQKHCITPLSIIKSIEEVMMATSVADSKQQAVKEELAAYQVSGLSNEEIMAQLEKAMFEAAAAMDFERAAVIRDQIKELKGDEAPGKPKRTGGIKAKPDFGVKNIKNNKKGRSKKQ, encoded by the coding sequence ATGAACCAGTTCAAACTCGAATCCACCTACAAACCCACCGGGGACCAGCCCCAGGCCATTCAGCAGCTGCTGGAGGGCATCAATTCCGGGGTCAAGGACCAGGTGCTGCTGGGCGTCACCGGCAGCGGCAAGACCTTTGCCATGGCCAACGTCATCGCCCAGCTCAACCGGCCCACCCTGATCATCTCCCACAACAAGACCCTGGCCGCCCAGCTTTACGGCGAGTTCAAGGGCTTCTTTCCCCGCAATGCGGTGGAATATTTCATTTCCTATTACGACTACTACCAGCCCGAAGCCTATATCCCCTCCAGCGACACCTACATCGAAAAGGACGCCTCCAAGAACGACGACATCGACCGCTTAAGGCTGAAGTCCACCGCGGCTTTGCTGGAGCGGCGCGACGTGATCATCGTGGCCTCGGTCTCCTGCATCTATTCCCTGGGCTCGCCCGACGAGTGGAAGGAGTACGTCCTGCTGCTGGAGCAGGGCCAGCCGGCCGACTGGGAGCAGATCATGAAGCAGCTGGTGAAAATCCAGTATTCCCGCAATGACGTGTCTTTTGAGCGGGCCACTTTTAGAGTACGCGGAAATTTCATCGAGGTCCATCCCGGCGACGAGAACATCGGGATCCGGATAGAGTTGGACGATCAGAAGGTAGTAAAGCTTTCCCAGTTTGATCCCTTGACCGGCACGGTGATGGAATCGCGGGACCGGGTGGCCATCTATCCCACCAAGCATTTCGTGGTTTCCCAGCCCCGGCTGGAAACGGCCTTTCAGGGCATTGAGGAAGAATTGAAATGGCGGGTGGCCGACCTGACCAATAACGGAAAACTGCTGGAGGCCCAGCGCATCCAGCAGCGCACCAAGTACGACCTGGAGCTGATCAAGGAGCTGGGCTACTGTTCCGGCATCGAGAACTATTCCCGCTATCTCTCCGGCCGCCAGGAGGGCGAGAGGCCCTTCTGTCTGCTGGACTTTTTTCCCAAGGATTACCTGCTGATAGTGGACGAGTCCCACGTCACCATTCCCCAGATCGGCGGGATGTACGCCGGGGACCGTTCCCGCAAGGAGACTTTGGTGGAGTTCGGCTTCCGCCTGCCCTCGGCCCTGGACAACCGGCCCTTAAGGTTCCCGGAATTTGAGTCCCTGATAAACCAGGTTATTTACACCTCGGCCACCCCGGCCGACTATGAACTCAACCGGTCCAAGGGAAGAGTAATCGAGCAGATCATCCGGCCTACCGGGCTGGTGGACCCCGAGGTGGAGGTGAAACCCATCGCCGGGCAGATAGACGATCTTTTGGAACAGATAAGGCAGCGGGTGGAGCGGAAGGAACGGGTGTTGGTCACCACCCTGACCAAGAAGATGTCTGAGGACCTTTCGGAATATTTGGAGCAGGCCGGAGTCCGGGTGCGCTACATGCATTCCGAGATCAACGCCATCGAGCGGGTGGAGATATTGAGGGGCCTGCGGCTGGGCGAGTTTGACGTGCTGGTAGGCATCAATCTTCTGCGCGAAGGCCTGGATCTGCCGGAAGTATCTCTGGTCGCAATATTAGACGCGGACAAGGAAGGATTCCTGCGCTCCGAGCGCTCGCTGATCCAGGTTTCGGGCCGGGCCGCCCGGCATGTCCAGGGCCAGGTCATCATGTACGCCGACCGGATCACAGATTCCATGAAAAAAGCCCTGGACGAGATGAACCGCCGCCGCACCGTCCAACTGGCCTATAACCAGAAGCACTGCATCACGCCGTTGTCCATCATCAAGTCCATCGAAGAGGTGATGATGGCCACCTCGGTGGCCGACTCCAAGCAGCAGGCGGTGAAGGAGGAACTGGCGGCCTACCAGGTCTCCGGCCTGTCCAATGAAGAGATCATGGCCCAGTTGGAGAAGGCCATGTTTGAAGCGGCCGCGGCCATGGATTTCGAGCGGGCGGCCGTGATCAGAGACCAGATCAAAGAACTCAAGGGCGACGAGGCCCCGGGAAAGCCCAAGCGCACCGGTGGGATTAAGGCCAAGCCTGATTTCGGGGTGAAAAACATCAAAAACAATAAAAAAGGAAGGTCAAAAAAACAATGA
- a CDS encoding biotin--[acetyl-CoA-carboxylase] ligase, whose amino-acid sequence MSIFLRYHYIMQLLLIDYIKENLKTAGFGQNLYYFEKLGSTSDQLKELAESNAPEGTIVIAEEQKTGRGRSGNLWYSPPGAGLYFSLLLRPCASSIKLQGLTLALGCSAARTLEGAAGMPVEIKWPNDIYCKGRKLGGILTESKLRASLVDTVVVGMGLNLNNQMLPLELCETATSLELESGKHIFREGLLTDLLTNLERDYLRFKEHGFSTFAEELRPRFFLNQKWVMVSSDDGQYQKGVVTGFDAQGALLLLDGEGRNRCCSSGTVAEIGQE is encoded by the coding sequence TTGTCAATCTTTCTAAGGTATCATTACATCATGCAGTTGTTGTTAATAGATTACATAAAGGAAAACCTGAAAACCGCCGGCTTCGGCCAAAACCTTTATTACTTTGAAAAGCTGGGATCAACAAGCGATCAGCTTAAGGAGTTGGCCGAAAGCAATGCGCCGGAAGGAACAATTGTCATCGCCGAAGAACAGAAGACGGGGCGGGGCCGTTCCGGCAATTTATGGTATTCGCCGCCGGGAGCGGGATTGTATTTTTCCCTGTTGCTCCGTCCCTGCGCCAGCTCCATCAAACTGCAGGGGCTGACCCTGGCTCTGGGCTGCTCGGCTGCCAGAACCCTGGAGGGTGCCGCGGGGATGCCGGTGGAGATAAAATGGCCCAACGACATTTACTGCAAGGGGCGCAAGCTGGGAGGCATTTTGACCGAGTCCAAACTGCGGGCCAGTTTAGTCGACACTGTTGTGGTCGGGATGGGTTTGAACCTGAACAACCAAATGCTTCCGCTGGAGCTTTGCGAAACGGCCACTTCGCTGGAATTGGAATCCGGAAAGCATATCTTTAGAGAAGGCCTTTTGACAGACCTGCTGACAAACTTGGAGCGGGATTATCTGAGATTCAAGGAGCATGGTTTTTCGACCTTCGCCGAAGAACTGCGCCCCAGATTCTTTCTGAACCAGAAATGGGTGATGGTGTCAAGCGATGACGGGCAATACCAGAAGGGCGTGGTTACCGGGTTTGACGCCCAGGGCGCATTGCTGTTGCTGGATGGTGAAGGACGGAACAGATGCTGCAGTTCCGGCACCGTGGCGGAGATCGGCCAAGAATGA
- the nadC gene encoding carboxylating nicotinate-nucleotide diphosphorylase — translation MKLDLKKVNPLIRQALKEDIGKGDITTACAVTDEACGLALILNKQEGVLAGIEVCRQVFLSVDEELIAEAKMPDGTALEYGQVALTIQGRTKSILTAERTALNFIQHLSGVATATNNFVKAVEGTRARILDTRKTIPGLRYLEKYAVACGGGQNHRMGLYDMALIKDNHIEAAGGVSAAIEQVRQKNKKMKIEIEVQSLSQLEEAARLEPDIIMLDNMKPEAMAEACRIVFSLPARDAGKLKLEASGNVTIDNVRQIAECGVDYISVGAITHSAPALDFSLGLKSLG, via the coding sequence ATGAAGCTCGATCTAAAAAAAGTCAATCCCCTGATCAGGCAAGCCCTCAAGGAGGACATCGGCAAGGGGGATATCACCACCGCCTGCGCCGTAACGGATGAGGCCTGCGGCCTGGCCCTGATCCTGAACAAGCAGGAGGGAGTGCTGGCCGGGATCGAGGTCTGCCGTCAGGTGTTCCTGTCAGTGGACGAGGAACTTATAGCCGAGGCCAAAATGCCCGACGGCACCGCGCTGGAATACGGCCAGGTAGCGCTGACCATCCAGGGCAGGACCAAAAGCATTTTGACGGCTGAGCGCACCGCCTTGAACTTTATTCAGCATCTTTCCGGCGTGGCCACCGCAACCAACAATTTCGTCAAAGCAGTGGAGGGCACCCGGGCCAGGATACTGGATACCCGCAAGACCATTCCCGGCCTGCGTTATCTGGAAAAGTACGCGGTGGCCTGCGGTGGCGGCCAGAACCACCGAATGGGCCTGTATGACATGGCGCTGATCAAGGACAATCACATCGAAGCCGCCGGGGGCGTGTCTGCGGCCATCGAACAGGTCCGGCAAAAGAACAAAAAAATGAAGATAGAGATCGAGGTTCAAAGCCTGAGCCAGTTGGAAGAGGCGGCCCGGCTGGAGCCGGACATCATCATGCTGGACAACATGAAGCCCGAGGCGATGGCCGAGGCCTGCCGGATAGTCTTTTCCCTGCCGGCCCGGGATGCCGGGAAGCTCAAACTGGAGGCCTCGGGCAACGTTACTATAGATAACGTGCGGCAGATAGCCGAGTGCGGGGTGGATTACATCTCGGTGGGGGCCATCACCCATTCCGCTCCGGCGTTGGATTTTTCCCTGGGGTTAAAGTCGCTGGGCTGA